The following coding sequences are from one Paenarthrobacter ureafaciens window:
- a CDS encoding organic hydroperoxide resistance protein — MKTLYTAEALASGEGRDGNARTKDGKLDVTLASPVELGGNGQGTNPEQLFAAGYAACFHSALRLVGRKERADLTDSAVAARIHIGPLAEGDGFGLAAELEIALPALDRATAEELMAKAHQVCPYSNATRGNMAVDLKLVEFAA; from the coding sequence ATGAAGACCCTCTACACAGCCGAGGCGCTGGCCTCGGGAGAAGGCCGCGACGGCAATGCCCGCACCAAGGACGGCAAGCTTGATGTCACCCTCGCCAGCCCCGTCGAACTGGGCGGAAACGGACAGGGAACCAACCCTGAACAACTATTCGCTGCAGGCTACGCCGCTTGCTTCCACTCGGCCCTGCGCTTGGTAGGACGCAAGGAACGCGCCGACCTCACTGATTCGGCGGTGGCGGCCAGGATCCACATCGGCCCCCTCGCCGAGGGAGACGGGTTCGGGCTCGCCGCTGAACTCGAGATCGCACTTCCTGCGCTGGACCGGGCCACGGCGGAAGAACTCATGGCCAAGGCCCACCAGGTCTGCCCGTACTCGAATGCCACGCGCGGCAACATGGCGGTCGACCTCAAGCTCGTGGAGTTCGCCGCATGA
- a CDS encoding succinate dehydrogenase iron-sulfur subunit — protein MTTEMAEPASKIELPASVAGEGEIPTFHITLKVRRFDPEISDEARWDEYKLTMYGTDRVLDALHKVKWDIDGSLSFRRSCAHGVCGSDAMRINGRNRLACKTLLKDLDTSKPIIVEPIKGLPVEKDLIVDMEPFFQSYREVMPFLINKGHEPTKERLQTVEDRERFDDTTKCILCAACTSSCPVFWTDGQYFGPAAIVNAHRFIFDSRDDAGDMRLEILNDKEGVWRCRTTFNCSEACPRGIQVTKAIAEVKQAILSRKI, from the coding sequence ATGACCACCGAAATGGCGGAACCCGCTTCCAAGATCGAGCTGCCCGCAAGCGTTGCCGGCGAGGGTGAGATCCCCACGTTCCACATCACCTTGAAGGTGCGCCGCTTCGACCCCGAGATTTCGGACGAAGCCCGCTGGGACGAGTACAAGCTGACCATGTACGGCACGGACCGCGTCCTGGATGCCCTGCACAAGGTCAAGTGGGACATTGACGGAAGCCTTTCCTTCCGCCGCTCCTGCGCCCACGGTGTTTGCGGATCCGATGCCATGCGCATCAACGGCCGTAACCGCCTGGCCTGCAAGACCCTGCTGAAGGACCTGGACACGTCCAAGCCCATCATCGTGGAACCGATCAAGGGCCTTCCCGTGGAGAAGGACCTGATCGTGGACATGGAACCCTTCTTCCAGTCCTACCGCGAAGTCATGCCGTTCCTCATCAACAAGGGCCACGAACCCACCAAGGAACGCCTGCAGACCGTTGAAGACCGTGAGCGCTTCGACGACACCACCAAGTGCATCCTCTGCGCCGCCTGCACCTCCTCCTGCCCGGTCTTCTGGACCGACGGCCAGTACTTTGGTCCGGCAGCAATCGTCAACGCACACCGCTTCATCTTCGATTCCCGTGATGACGCCGGCGACATGCGCTTGGAGATCCTCAACGACAAGGAAGGCGTGTGGCGCTGCCGCACCACCTTCAACTGCTCCGAGGCATGCCCCCGCGGCATCCAGGTGACCAAGGCCATCGCCGAGGTCAAGCAGGCCATCCTGTCCCGCAAGATCTGA
- the sdhA gene encoding succinate dehydrogenase flavoprotein subunit, whose product MQVHKYDVVIVGAGGAGMRAAIESGQRARTAVLTKLYPTRSHTGAAQGGMCAALANVEEDNWEWHTFDTIKGGDYLVDQDAAEVMAKEAIDAVLDLEKMGLPFNRTPEGRIDQRRFGGHTRDHGKAPVRRACYAADRTGHMILQTLYQNCVKHNVEFYNEYYVLDLLLVEEDAVREDGTPYKQKRVAGVVSYDLASGELHVFQAKSVVFASGGAGKVFKTTSNAHTLTGDGMGIAFRRGIPLEDMEFFQFHPTGLAGLGILLTEGARGEGAILRNSEGERFMERYAPTIKDLAPRDIVARAMANEVREGRGCGPNKDYVLLDLTHLEPAHIEAKLPDITEFARTYLGVEPFTDPVPVFPTAHYAMGGIPTNITTEVLQDNDTTVPGLYAAGEVACVSVHGSNRLGTNSLLDINVFGKRAGIAAAEYSKTADFVELPENPEAMTRGILDSLLSGTGTERVAQIRKELQDTMDANMQVFRTKESLEQVLRDIASFEERYKNVTVQDKGKRFNLDLLEAVELGFLLDMAKVMTVGALHREESRGGHYREDFPDRDDEKFMKHSMAYLDNTVTADSSAESVAGIRLETKPVVFTRYEPMERKY is encoded by the coding sequence ATGCAGGTCCATAAGTACGACGTCGTTATTGTCGGTGCAGGTGGCGCCGGCATGCGCGCCGCGATCGAATCCGGTCAGCGTGCACGCACCGCGGTACTGACCAAGCTCTACCCCACCCGCTCGCACACAGGTGCAGCCCAGGGTGGCATGTGTGCAGCACTGGCCAACGTCGAGGAAGACAACTGGGAGTGGCACACCTTCGACACCATCAAGGGTGGCGACTACCTGGTTGACCAGGACGCAGCCGAGGTCATGGCCAAGGAAGCCATCGACGCCGTGCTGGACCTGGAAAAGATGGGCCTGCCCTTCAACCGCACGCCCGAAGGCCGGATCGACCAGCGCCGCTTCGGTGGCCACACCCGCGACCACGGCAAGGCTCCTGTCCGCCGCGCCTGCTACGCAGCAGACCGTACGGGCCACATGATCCTGCAGACGCTGTACCAAAACTGCGTCAAGCACAACGTTGAGTTCTACAACGAGTACTACGTCCTTGACCTGCTGCTGGTTGAGGAAGATGCCGTTCGCGAAGACGGCACGCCCTACAAGCAGAAGCGCGTTGCCGGCGTCGTCTCCTACGATCTCGCTTCCGGTGAGCTGCACGTCTTCCAGGCCAAGTCCGTGGTGTTCGCCTCCGGCGGCGCGGGCAAGGTCTTCAAGACCACGTCCAACGCACACACCCTGACCGGTGACGGCATGGGCATCGCATTCCGCCGCGGTATCCCCCTGGAAGACATGGAGTTCTTCCAGTTCCACCCGACCGGCCTCGCCGGCTTGGGCATCCTCCTCACCGAAGGTGCCCGCGGTGAGGGTGCCATCCTGCGTAACTCCGAGGGTGAGCGCTTCATGGAGCGTTACGCCCCCACCATCAAGGACCTTGCGCCCCGCGACATCGTGGCCCGCGCCATGGCCAACGAAGTCCGTGAAGGCCGCGGCTGCGGCCCGAACAAGGACTACGTCCTCCTTGACCTGACGCACCTTGAGCCCGCGCACATCGAAGCGAAGCTGCCGGACATTACCGAGTTCGCCCGCACCTACCTTGGTGTTGAACCGTTCACGGATCCCGTGCCGGTGTTCCCCACGGCCCACTACGCCATGGGCGGCATCCCCACGAACATCACCACCGAGGTCCTGCAGGACAACGACACCACTGTTCCCGGCCTGTACGCCGCCGGTGAAGTGGCCTGCGTTTCGGTCCACGGCTCCAACCGCCTTGGCACCAACTCGCTCCTGGACATCAACGTGTTCGGCAAGCGTGCAGGCATTGCGGCCGCGGAGTACTCCAAGACCGCGGACTTTGTTGAACTCCCGGAGAACCCGGAAGCAATGACCCGCGGAATCCTGGACAGCCTGCTCAGCGGTACCGGCACCGAGCGTGTGGCCCAGATCCGCAAGGAACTGCAGGACACCATGGATGCCAACATGCAGGTGTTCCGTACCAAGGAATCCCTGGAGCAGGTCCTCCGCGACATCGCTTCCTTCGAGGAGCGGTACAAGAACGTCACCGTTCAGGACAAGGGCAAGCGCTTCAACCTGGACCTCCTGGAAGCCGTTGAACTTGGCTTCCTGCTCGACATGGCCAAGGTCATGACTGTCGGTGCCCTGCACCGTGAGGAATCCCGTGGCGGCCACTACCGCGAGGACTTCCCGGACCGCGACGACGAGAAGTTCATGAAGCACTCCATGGCTTACCTGGACAACACCGTCACCGCCGACTCGTCTGCCGAGTCCGTTGCGGGCATCCGTCTTGAGACCAAGCCCGTTGTCTTCACCCGTTACGAGCCAATGGAGCGTAAGTACTAA
- a CDS encoding ABC transporter ATP-binding protein, with amino-acid sequence MKLELKGISKAFGSFYANQDIDLVVESGQIHCLLGENGAGKSTLMNVLYGLYEPTAGQILVDDQPVAFRGPGDAMAAGIGMVHQHFMLVPVFTVAENVALGAEPTSVGGVLSMDETRRKIRDISEKYGFDVDPDALVEDLPVGVQQRVEIIKALVREAKVLILDEPTAVLTPQETDELLDIMRQLKAGGTSIVFISHKLREVKAVSDVITVVRRGKVVGDAPPTASAAELASMMVGRPVSLSLHKAVAQPKETTFKVENLTVRAPNGTNIVDGISFDIAQGEILAIAGVQGNGQTELTEAILGVQEHVTGSVTLDGKQLLGLPVKDVLRSGVGFVPEDRTVDGLVGPFSVAENLVLDLYDQAPFARGVSMNPGKVAENAKAKIEEFDIRTPSAGAAAGTLSGGNQQKVVMARELSRPLRLFIASQPTRGVDVGSIEFLHKRIVAERDVGTPVMIVSTELDEVMELADRIAVIYKGKLVGIVPSGTSRDTLGLMMAGVSPEGGSDDTQ; translated from the coding sequence GTGAAACTCGAATTGAAGGGGATCTCGAAGGCATTCGGGAGCTTCTACGCCAACCAAGACATCGACCTTGTGGTCGAATCCGGACAGATCCATTGCCTCCTCGGCGAGAATGGTGCCGGAAAATCAACCCTCATGAACGTGTTGTATGGGCTCTATGAGCCTACGGCCGGACAAATCCTCGTTGACGACCAACCGGTAGCTTTCCGGGGACCGGGGGACGCCATGGCTGCAGGGATCGGCATGGTGCACCAGCACTTCATGCTCGTCCCGGTGTTCACCGTCGCGGAGAACGTTGCGCTCGGCGCGGAGCCAACGTCCGTAGGCGGCGTCCTCAGCATGGACGAAACCCGCCGGAAGATCCGCGATATCTCCGAAAAGTACGGCTTCGACGTCGATCCCGATGCTTTGGTGGAAGACCTCCCGGTTGGGGTCCAGCAGCGCGTGGAAATCATCAAGGCGCTGGTCCGGGAGGCGAAGGTGCTGATCCTGGATGAGCCCACCGCCGTGCTCACGCCGCAGGAAACCGATGAGCTCCTGGACATCATGAGGCAGCTTAAGGCCGGCGGAACATCGATCGTGTTCATCTCGCACAAGCTGCGTGAGGTCAAGGCTGTCTCGGACGTCATCACCGTGGTCCGCCGTGGAAAAGTAGTCGGCGATGCCCCGCCGACTGCTTCTGCGGCAGAGCTTGCGTCCATGATGGTTGGCCGGCCTGTCAGCCTGAGTCTGCATAAAGCCGTGGCCCAACCGAAGGAGACCACTTTCAAGGTGGAGAACCTGACGGTGCGGGCGCCAAACGGCACCAACATCGTGGACGGAATCAGCTTCGACATCGCCCAAGGCGAGATCCTTGCGATCGCAGGTGTCCAGGGCAATGGCCAGACCGAGCTGACCGAAGCGATCCTTGGTGTCCAGGAACACGTGACCGGATCGGTCACCCTCGACGGAAAGCAGTTGCTGGGACTGCCGGTGAAAGACGTCCTGCGTTCCGGCGTCGGCTTCGTTCCGGAGGACCGCACCGTAGATGGCCTGGTGGGTCCGTTCTCCGTGGCCGAGAATCTGGTGCTGGACCTTTACGACCAAGCTCCCTTTGCCCGCGGCGTCAGCATGAACCCGGGCAAAGTGGCCGAGAACGCCAAGGCCAAGATCGAGGAGTTCGATATCCGCACCCCGTCCGCGGGCGCTGCGGCAGGGACGTTGTCGGGCGGCAACCAACAAAAGGTTGTCATGGCCCGTGAGTTGTCCCGCCCCCTGCGGCTCTTCATTGCAAGCCAACCCACCCGCGGCGTGGACGTCGGTTCCATCGAATTCCTGCATAAGCGAATCGTCGCGGAGAGGGATGTGGGAACGCCGGTGATGATCGTCTCCACGGAACTCGACGAAGTCATGGAGCTCGCAGACCGCATTGCGGTGATTTACAAAGGCAAGCTCGTGGGCATCGTTCCCTCGGGTACATCCCGCGACACCCTCGGCCTGATGATGGCCGGCGTCAGCCCGGAAGGGGGCTCCGATGACACCCAGTGA
- a CDS encoding amidohydrolase, which yields MRNYTTETEPTPVVSPWVDELLPGLIEFRRDLHAHPELSFKEFRTTDKLVERLEAAGLKPRRLEGTGLTVDVGEGPIATALRGDIDALPIIEETGLPFASKNHGVTHACGHDVHTTTMLGIALVLQRMHKNTPLGGSVRIIFQPAEETMPGGALSCIEQGVLEGVPRILALHCDPRINVGQIGTRIGAITSASDTIKIELTGRGGHTSRPHLTEDLVFALAQIAVNVPAVLSRRVDVRSGVSVVWGQISAGSAPNAIPGTGYMAGTMRCLDRDAWHDAGELLDEVVKQVAAPYGVDVHLEHTRGVPPVVNSEHETALIEAAARAELGESAVVLTPQSMGGEDFAWFLADLPGAMMRLGTHTPGGEVYDLHRGDFIVDERALGYAIRVLSAAALRTIRDQQQ from the coding sequence GTGCGCAATTACACGACTGAAACCGAGCCAACACCCGTCGTGAGTCCTTGGGTGGATGAGCTCCTGCCCGGACTCATCGAATTCAGGCGTGACCTCCACGCGCACCCGGAACTGTCCTTCAAGGAATTCCGCACCACGGACAAGCTCGTCGAGCGGCTGGAGGCCGCAGGCCTGAAACCCCGCCGGCTCGAGGGCACGGGGTTGACCGTGGACGTGGGGGAGGGGCCCATCGCAACGGCCCTGCGCGGCGACATCGACGCCCTGCCGATCATCGAGGAGACGGGGCTTCCGTTCGCCTCCAAGAACCATGGCGTGACGCATGCCTGCGGGCACGATGTCCACACCACCACCATGCTGGGCATCGCGTTGGTCCTGCAGCGCATGCACAAGAACACCCCGCTGGGCGGATCGGTGCGCATCATCTTCCAGCCTGCCGAGGAAACCATGCCGGGCGGGGCGTTGTCCTGTATTGAGCAAGGCGTCCTGGAGGGCGTGCCGAGGATCCTCGCGCTGCACTGTGATCCGCGCATCAACGTGGGGCAGATCGGTACCCGCATCGGTGCCATTACCTCGGCGTCGGACACCATCAAGATCGAGTTGACGGGCCGCGGCGGCCACACTTCGCGCCCGCACCTGACCGAAGACCTGGTCTTCGCCCTGGCCCAAATTGCGGTCAACGTCCCCGCGGTCCTGTCGCGCCGCGTCGACGTCCGCAGCGGCGTGTCCGTGGTGTGGGGCCAAATCTCGGCAGGCTCCGCCCCGAACGCCATTCCCGGTACCGGCTACATGGCCGGGACCATGCGGTGCCTGGACCGCGATGCCTGGCACGACGCCGGCGAGCTGCTGGACGAAGTGGTCAAGCAGGTTGCCGCCCCTTACGGAGTTGACGTCCATTTGGAGCACACCCGCGGCGTCCCGCCCGTAGTGAACTCCGAACACGAGACGGCGCTGATCGAGGCCGCTGCACGTGCAGAGCTTGGCGAGAGCGCCGTGGTCCTGACCCCGCAATCCATGGGTGGCGAGGATTTCGCCTGGTTCCTGGCGGACCTGCCGGGCGCCATGATGCGCCTCGGCACGCATACTCCGGGCGGCGAAGTGTATGACCTTCACCGTGGCGATTTCATCGTCGACGAACGGGCATTGGGCTACGCGATCCGCGTCCTGAGCGCGGCCGCCTTGCGGACCATCCGCGACCAGCAGCAATAG
- a CDS encoding NADP-dependent oxidoreductase, translating to MSTSTSAPVQTREIHLASRPEGRPAPENFRMVHSDLPELKDGQILVENRIMSVDPYMRGRMNDRKSYSAPFRLDAALDGGAVGEVIASRSGAHKVGDVVVHQLGWREHAVVDGSAASTVPAGLAPDSAFLGALGMTGLTAYAGLLKVAEFKEGDVVFVSGAAGAVGSMVGQIAKAMGAGKVIGSAGSPEKVARLLELGFDAAFNYNDAPVVDQLRDAAGERGIDVYFDNVGGDHLEAALEMLNVGGRVAMCGAIAQYNSTEPPAAPRNLAVAIGKQLTLRGFLVGGQRAHAAEFREKMAAWLADGTVRYDETIVDGLENAAGAFIDLLEGANTGKMLVRL from the coding sequence ATGAGCACTTCCACAAGCGCTCCTGTGCAGACCCGGGAAATCCACCTTGCCTCCCGTCCGGAGGGCCGGCCCGCTCCGGAGAACTTCCGGATGGTCCATTCAGACCTGCCCGAACTCAAGGACGGGCAGATTTTGGTGGAGAACCGGATCATGTCGGTGGATCCGTACATGCGCGGCAGGATGAATGACCGGAAATCCTACTCGGCCCCCTTCCGCCTTGATGCAGCGCTCGACGGCGGTGCGGTCGGTGAGGTGATCGCGTCCAGGTCGGGCGCGCACAAGGTGGGTGACGTCGTCGTGCATCAACTGGGTTGGCGCGAGCATGCGGTGGTGGACGGCTCGGCCGCCAGCACGGTGCCTGCCGGCCTGGCGCCTGACTCGGCGTTCCTTGGTGCTTTGGGCATGACGGGCCTCACCGCCTATGCGGGGTTGCTCAAGGTGGCCGAATTCAAGGAAGGCGACGTCGTTTTTGTCTCCGGTGCTGCCGGGGCCGTTGGCTCCATGGTGGGGCAGATCGCCAAGGCGATGGGCGCCGGCAAGGTGATCGGCAGCGCGGGATCGCCGGAGAAGGTGGCGCGGCTGCTGGAATTGGGCTTCGACGCGGCTTTCAACTACAACGACGCTCCCGTGGTGGATCAGTTGCGCGACGCGGCGGGGGAGCGCGGTATCGATGTGTACTTCGACAACGTGGGCGGCGACCATCTGGAAGCGGCCCTGGAAATGTTGAACGTCGGTGGCCGGGTTGCCATGTGCGGGGCCATTGCCCAGTACAACTCAACCGAGCCGCCTGCCGCACCGCGGAACCTGGCCGTTGCCATCGGCAAGCAGCTGACGCTCCGGGGTTTCCTTGTTGGGGGACAGCGCGCACACGCGGCGGAGTTCCGGGAAAAGATGGCGGCATGGCTGGCGGACGGCACTGTCCGCTACGACGAGACAATCGTGGACGGCCTGGAAAATGCGGCCGGGGCATTCATCGATCTGCTCGAGGGTGCGAACACCGGGAAGATGCTCGTCCGCCTGTGA
- a CDS encoding succinate dehydrogenase hydrophobic membrane anchor subunit, with protein MTTIQAPRSGKIAPKYNRSGSSRGNFEMIAWLFMRLSGVVLVVLIFGHLFVNLLVGEGIHAIDFGFVAGKWADPFWQFWDLAMLWLAMLHGTNGVRTIINDYAEKDSTRFWLKGVLYAATFVIVILGTLVIFTFDPCPVVDGVQLPGGFCPAP; from the coding sequence ATGACTACTATCCAGGCCCCGCGTTCGGGCAAGATCGCCCCCAAGTACAACCGCTCCGGCTCCAGCCGCGGCAACTTCGAGATGATCGCATGGCTCTTCATGCGCCTGTCCGGCGTCGTGCTGGTGGTCCTCATCTTCGGTCACCTCTTCGTGAACCTGCTGGTGGGCGAAGGCATCCATGCCATCGACTTCGGCTTCGTGGCCGGCAAGTGGGCCGATCCGTTCTGGCAGTTCTGGGATCTCGCCATGCTCTGGCTCGCGATGCTCCACGGCACCAACGGCGTCCGCACCATCATCAACGACTACGCGGAAAAGGACTCCACGCGCTTCTGGCTCAAGGGTGTCCTGTATGCCGCCACGTTCGTCATCGTCATCCTCGGCACCCTGGTGATCTTCACCTTCGACCCGTGCCCCGTAGTCGACGGTGTCCAGCTGCCGGGTGGATTCTGCCCGGCACCGTAG
- a CDS encoding BMP family lipoprotein has product MKKPLRATLKRGSMAGVATMGAAALLLSGCGQAPDAGSSTNAASDYTGCIVSDSGGFDDQSFNQSSFEGLKKAEKDLGITTKSAESKANSDFETNLNGMISAGCNLTVTVGFLLGDATKAAAEKNTDKHFAIIDFAYETPIANVKPVVYDTAQAAYLAGYAAAATTKTGKVGTFGGIKLPTVTIFMDGFYDGVQAYNKAKGKSVQVVGWDKATQDGSFTGDFEKQDTGKQITINLLDQGADIVMPVAGPVGKGAGAALKEAKAAGKDVKLIWVDSDGYLTAPEYKDLMLTSVVKQMGEAVESVVKDDKDGKFSNEAYVGTLENDGVALAPFHDLDSVVSAETKSELDALKADIISGKLVVESAASPKK; this is encoded by the coding sequence TTGAAGAAACCACTGCGTGCCACCCTGAAGCGCGGTTCGATGGCCGGAGTCGCCACCATGGGCGCGGCAGCGCTCCTGCTCAGTGGCTGTGGACAGGCACCCGATGCCGGTTCCAGCACCAACGCCGCAAGCGACTACACGGGCTGCATTGTCTCCGACTCCGGTGGCTTCGATGACCAGTCCTTCAACCAGTCCTCCTTCGAGGGCCTCAAGAAGGCAGAGAAGGATCTGGGGATCACCACGAAGTCGGCCGAGTCCAAGGCCAACAGCGACTTCGAGACCAACCTCAACGGCATGATCTCGGCCGGCTGCAACCTGACCGTCACGGTCGGCTTCCTCCTGGGCGACGCCACCAAGGCTGCTGCGGAGAAGAACACGGACAAGCACTTCGCGATCATCGACTTCGCTTACGAAACGCCGATCGCCAACGTCAAGCCCGTTGTCTACGACACCGCGCAGGCTGCATACCTGGCCGGCTACGCGGCCGCTGCCACGACCAAGACCGGCAAGGTGGGCACCTTCGGCGGCATCAAGCTCCCCACGGTCACCATCTTCATGGACGGTTTCTATGACGGCGTCCAGGCCTACAACAAGGCCAAGGGCAAGTCCGTACAGGTGGTGGGCTGGGACAAGGCTACCCAGGACGGCTCCTTCACGGGTGACTTCGAGAAGCAGGACACCGGCAAGCAGATCACCATCAACCTCCTGGACCAGGGCGCGGACATCGTGATGCCCGTTGCAGGTCCGGTTGGCAAGGGTGCAGGCGCTGCCCTGAAGGAAGCAAAGGCTGCCGGCAAGGACGTCAAGCTCATTTGGGTCGACTCCGACGGCTACCTCACCGCTCCGGAGTACAAGGACCTCATGCTGACCTCCGTGGTCAAGCAGATGGGTGAAGCCGTGGAGTCCGTGGTGAAGGATGACAAGGACGGCAAGTTCAGCAACGAAGCCTACGTTGGCACGCTGGAGAACGACGGCGTCGCCCTCGCACCGTTCCACGACCTTGACTCCGTAGTTTCGGCCGAAACCAAGTCCGAACTCGACGCCCTCAAGGCAGACATCATTTCGGGCAAGCTGGTTGTTGAATCGGCGGCCAGCCCGAAGAAGTAA
- a CDS encoding mannose-1-phosphate guanylyltransferase, whose product MSTEDATIPESPLDRFHAVIPAGGVGTRLWPLSRAAAPKFLHDLTGSGSTLLRSTYDRLEPLAGERVLVVTGEAHRTAVCRQLPEVGDDELVLESEPKDSGAAIGLAAAILHRRDPETIMGSFAADQVISPDDLFQDTVREAIFTAATGKIVTIGIKPTHPSTGFGYIRSGKALKVDGAPNALAVAEFVEKPSEDVARKYVEAGDYVWNAGMFVAPVALMLKHLEANQPELFAGVQEIAEAWDTPRRAEVTSRVWPTLPKIAIDYAVAEPAAAAGDVAVVPGTFRWDDVGDFAAIGRLNNAGDVDEVTVLGEGARVFAENASGVVVTDTKRVIALIGIKDVVIVDTPDALLVTTKEHAQRVKGAVDALKASGDTDVL is encoded by the coding sequence GTGAGTACAGAAGACGCGACAATTCCGGAATCGCCATTGGACCGCTTTCATGCGGTAATTCCAGCCGGCGGTGTGGGGACCCGGCTGTGGCCGCTTTCGCGGGCCGCCGCGCCCAAATTCCTCCATGACCTGACCGGATCCGGCAGCACGTTGCTGAGGTCCACGTACGACCGCCTGGAGCCGTTGGCCGGTGAGCGGGTCCTCGTGGTGACCGGCGAAGCCCACCGTACAGCCGTGTGCCGCCAACTCCCCGAGGTAGGGGATGACGAGCTCGTGCTGGAAAGCGAGCCCAAGGATTCCGGTGCCGCGATCGGCCTTGCCGCCGCCATCCTGCACCGCCGCGATCCGGAGACCATCATGGGCTCCTTTGCCGCAGACCAGGTGATCAGCCCGGACGACCTCTTCCAGGACACCGTGCGCGAAGCGATCTTCACGGCCGCAACGGGCAAGATCGTGACCATCGGCATCAAGCCGACCCACCCTTCCACCGGCTTCGGGTATATCCGCTCCGGAAAAGCCCTGAAGGTGGACGGCGCTCCGAACGCATTGGCCGTAGCCGAGTTCGTGGAGAAGCCCAGCGAAGACGTCGCCCGCAAATACGTGGAAGCAGGGGACTACGTCTGGAACGCGGGCATGTTCGTTGCACCAGTAGCCCTCATGCTCAAGCACCTCGAAGCCAACCAGCCCGAACTCTTCGCAGGCGTCCAGGAGATCGCGGAGGCTTGGGATACACCGCGCCGGGCGGAAGTCACGTCCCGTGTGTGGCCAACCCTGCCCAAGATCGCCATCGACTACGCCGTTGCTGAGCCGGCAGCGGCAGCCGGGGATGTCGCCGTCGTGCCCGGTACCTTCCGGTGGGACGACGTCGGCGACTTCGCCGCGATTGGCCGCCTCAACAACGCGGGCGACGTCGACGAAGTGACCGTCCTGGGTGAAGGCGCACGCGTTTTCGCGGAGAACGCAAGCGGTGTGGTGGTTACCGACACCAAGCGGGTGATCGCCCTCATCGGCATCAAGGACGTGGTCATCGTGGACACGCCGGACGCGCTGTTGGTGACCACCAAGGAGCACGCCCAGCGGGTCAAGGGCGCAGTGGATGCGCTCAAGGCCAGCGGAGATACCGACGTCCTCTAG
- a CDS encoding MarR family winged helix-turn-helix transcriptional regulator: MSDAPRLRHQVCFALYSASKAATAVYRPVLDEMGLTYPQYLVMLVLWENDPRSVRELGAELGLDSGTLSPLLKRLEALGLVERRRSSEDERRVDVVLTDAGTKLSERAGDVPRRLADAAGLTPAEIGQLHATLGKLTAALQKSL; encoded by the coding sequence ATGAGTGATGCACCCCGGCTCCGTCATCAGGTTTGCTTTGCGCTGTACTCGGCGTCCAAGGCTGCGACGGCGGTCTACCGCCCTGTGTTGGATGAAATGGGGCTGACCTATCCGCAATACCTCGTGATGCTGGTGCTGTGGGAAAACGATCCCCGCAGCGTGCGCGAACTTGGCGCCGAGCTCGGGCTGGATTCGGGCACGCTGTCGCCGCTGCTGAAGCGGCTCGAAGCCCTGGGGCTCGTCGAACGGCGCAGATCGTCCGAGGACGAGCGCCGGGTGGACGTGGTGCTGACCGACGCCGGCACCAAGCTCAGCGAACGGGCCGGGGATGTGCCACGAAGGCTGGCGGACGCGGCGGGGCTCACGCCTGCAGAAATCGGGCAGCTGCACGCCACCCTGGGCAAGCTCACCGCCGCATTGCAGAAATCGCTCTGA
- the sdhC gene encoding succinate dehydrogenase, cytochrome b556 subunit, producing the protein MPTKPAGTLYRGREGMWSWVGHRITGVVIFFFLLVHVLDTSLVRVSPEAYTAVIGAYKNPLMALGETGLVAAIIFHAFNGLRVIAIDFWKKGAKYQRQMLWVVLALWLVTFAGFAIRHLSLALGGH; encoded by the coding sequence GTGCCGACAAAACCAGCTGGCACCTTGTACCGCGGCCGTGAAGGCATGTGGTCCTGGGTTGGACACCGTATTACCGGTGTAGTGATCTTTTTCTTCTTGTTGGTCCACGTGCTGGACACCTCATTGGTGCGTGTGTCCCCGGAGGCCTACACCGCCGTCATTGGCGCTTACAAGAACCCCCTCATGGCCCTGGGTGAAACGGGCCTGGTCGCTGCGATCATCTTCCACGCCTTCAACGGCCTGCGCGTGATCGCCATCGACTTCTGGAAGAAGGGCGCAAAGTACCAGCGCCAAATGCTGTGGGTCGTACTTGCACTGTGGCTGGTTACGTTCGCAGGTTTCGCTATCCGCCACCTTTCCCTCGCGCTGGGAGGCCACTAA